From Drosophila yakuba strain Tai18E2 chromosome 2L, Prin_Dyak_Tai18E2_2.1, whole genome shotgun sequence, one genomic window encodes:
- the LOC6527272 gene encoding disks large homolog 5 isoform X1, with amino-acid sequence MAKMASGDLSLTSTSSQEEESSEYVGYDNTLRPPSNSSGSTTAASMSNNNGPSKGVNSGVGVSGISGGNGANYDILQAQYKSALLELTTLRHQHASTKRRCDELATELTLYQEHYVADRNKFTDMVEESARFKRLLLETQNQQSQQAQNGNSQVTPVGSGNPYYFGKTQGCDGSCSEKLAELKKERNMVAVEREKYKKSYIELEKDRNYYRERGDENQKLKVLLSQESKNVLSLTEELNQLLSEKDNVLQEHQKMSDDLVLANKEIERLKKDEQLARAEIKVLQLANADLKKRDLLKSRDSSWSKEFPSGKELENSKELEKLRKSLEKALSEVERSSQDAEEAKRVRDWAISQREKIVQERDSVKTLCDKMRHERDKAISDSLMAIRDSEKIKKQKDEAQKKIDLLKEQMEQQERQNLDSNASGTRRCFRPSSYEGEDLLEVELSGYEHTSDLGIILDDSNKRKLVCGVTSSSPACGKLKINDVICKVNNLDCQSLSKRLVLDEIRACAPRSLLLVSRTRHSKRHAYSVQLKTRDRDCPHGLQLDMGVFIAKIEQNTLAFYEPELDVGDRVLSINNKSMDSVQSIEEVMQLLNDPRNDGLNLFALKYVQDQLPPGMTTSSAQTDSIDSMQHVSIAGGGGGSGPSSATKHPSRFAEFFFRKLKFSKPGTPEDNFEQEHDDAIAALDSVLSENSSEKSKENLFNRKKRTKKEKEASKSMGTWPRTNISHENPTGTMRGNEKKRALMSLFTAGPINVDKDDELMGDVGLPEKQPAALIQDQLPPPLPPQMSKPLAHIRGSNGGAIKTHPNRNSNPVSSGVSALFPPGPSNGMPTTGYPTHPRHSLYGVTAEEISQKPIQRAPLMGANARVKMPSQERYGTRPHSNHRLSLNITPSGDFYQPKTSGQQAQQQVMNASSASTGFGLGSGSMGGGTGPAAGEFPVRKQQVYDVFHPPPLPKNSSGSNPNAVFMPLNPPRGSHPLPVGQPPDVVSLKSQNSIESILSAKSPAISEYGMYAKRHVPQAVRHVPKYPSDSESIGSGVHGGYGGFLQSTHMPGNRHTQLFPTFGPGGRGNRRSSPLTLPSPPPQQQLQQLPAATAPHDSVGIPTDLDYHPHHHTQTNPMPHPHPHPHAPYLDYGHGPYPYMGVGGGVSGVGGAIYEGGTFPRKKDNQRLRIPSNPSVASKSSSMVKNSSGSIDHHYVTSTGPTSGGSMSASSSDRAPMSLISSSIHNSYVANMAGGNGTGSGVGVGGGGGGGSGRGSPMPQVHVEVLSHGGGGSGKRNSNVPADFLCPGDLRRVTIDKRDKSLGITIQCNNNGGGIFVSTVADKSTAMRAGLQVGDQLLEVCGINMRAATQEIAANVLRQCGDSFTMLVQYNPEKFPSIEYEGAHNLEPESPVNHSGSPTPRNSPRPPARNSLFPLPMQPQAPSTRSGSRAPLSHQSIKDQSFTDSLENQSDISSSQDMPSSAATTTTTTASATSTVYDEEPKPSLPPPPASVPAETLRYVTLHMDKSKNLGIKLFGGNKVGIYVHDVAAGSPSDHAGIRKGDQILEYNGVDLSGVTAEQAANEISKLTDTVTMLVQNKLHTLKQIKDEPGDSFYIRVGFDRTGELNEDDLRFVKDEVLYVDNTVFNGTFGLWRAWKLDAMGHRKECGIIPSQMKVEEELRSGEVVECDTGTARRGSTSARRSFFRRKKNQRSSSRDSTEIASFSNTQLSFFPDLGLLNDDGGALSYQRVELLDSPIRRPVLIIGPLSECLMVRLTIDFSNLFKLCEVTAMDCSQEAMEEGLKENIFVDYRRRDNKFECTTVEAISNACKNDRRHCILDVSISAVERLQRLQIYPIVLLLRFKSAKQIRDIRDFGTDKISAKAAKEMYERAMKLETDYKQYISAVIPGVSIKHMCTQIKDAVDKEQDKLLWVPVSSG; translated from the exons TATGTGGGGTATGATAATACCCTCCGACCACCTTCCAACTCCAGCGGGAGCACCACAGCTGCCAGCATGTCCAACAACAATGGGCCCTCAAAGGGCGTCAATAGCGGAGTGGGCGTGTCGGGAATTTCCGGTGGAAACGGCGCCAATTACGATATACTGCAGGCGCAGTACAAGTCCGCACTTCTGGAGCTAACTACCCTGCGCCATCAGCATGCGAGCACCAAGCGGCGATGCGATGAGTTAGCCACCGAACTAACTTTATACCAGGAACACTACGTGGCCGATCGCAACAAGTTCACTGATATGGTGGAGGAGAGCGCCCGATTCAAACGTTTGCTGCTGGAAACCCAAAACCAACAGAGCCAGCAGGCCCAAAATGGAAACAGCCAAGTGACGCCAGTCGGCAGTGGTAATCCCTATTACTTTGGCAAGACGCAGGGATGCGATGGAAGCTGCAGTGAGAAGCTGGCCGAACTGAAGAAGGAGCGAAATATGGTCGCCGTGGAGAGGGAGAAGTACAAGAAGTCCTACATCGAGCTAGAAAAGGATCGCAATTACTACCGGGAGCGAGGCGATGAAAACCAGAAACTGAAGGTTCTGCTTTCCCAGGAGAGTAAGAATGTGCTTTCCCTTACCGAGGAACTTAATCAACTGCTCTCGGAGAAGGACAATGTGCTGCAGGAGCACCAGAAGATGTCTGACGATCTGGTGCTGGCCAACAAGGAAATTGAACGGCTGAAAAAAGACGAACAGCTTGCCAGGGCCGAAATCAAGGTTTTACAACTGGCCAACGCGGATCTTAAAAAGCGCGATCTTCTGAAGTCTCGCGATAGCTCGTGGTCGAAAGAATTTCCTAGTGGAAAGGAGCTGGAGAACAGCAAGGAACTGGAAAAGCTGCGCAAGAGCCTAGAAAAGGCTCTCTCTGAGGTGGAGCGTTCAAGCCAGGATGCCGAAGAAGCAAAGCGCGTCAGGGATTGGGCCATATCGCAACGTGAAAAGATCGTGCAGGAGCGGGATTCGGTGAAGACGCTCTGTGACAAGATGCGCCACGAGAGAGATAAAGCCATATCCGACTCGCTGATGGCCATCCGAGATAGCGAAAAGATTAAGAAGCAGAAGGACGAAGCGCAGAAGAAGATCGACTTGCTAAAAGAACAaatggagcagcaggagcgcCAAAATCTTGACAGTAATGCATCCGGGACCCGCCGCTGTTTCCGCCCAAGCAGTTACGAGGGTGAAGATCTTCTGGAAGTAGAGCTGTCTGGCTACGAGCACACGTCCGACCTTGGCATAATCCTGGATGACAGCAACAAGCGAAAACTGGTGTGTGGCGTGACCAGCAGTTCACCCGCCTGCGGCAAGCTCAAGATCAACGATGTGATCTGCAAGGTGAACAACTTGGACTGCCAGTCCTTGTCGAAGCGGTTGGTTCTTGATGAGATCCGCGCCTGTGCTCCTCGTTCCCTCCTGCTCGTTTCCCGAACTCGTCACAGCAAGCGTCATGCCTATTCTGTTCAGCTAAAAACTAGGGACAGGGACTGCCCGCATGGCCTCCAACTGGACATGGGAGTGTTCATTGCAAAGATCGAGCAGAACACGCTGGCCTTTTACGAACCGGAGCTGGACGTTGGCGACCGAGTGTTAAGCATTAACAACAAGTCGATGGACTCGGTGCAATCAATCGAGGAAGTTATGCAGCTGCTCAATGATCCCCGCAACGATGGGCTAAATCTGTTTGCCCTTAAATACGTGCAGGATCAGTTACCCCCGGGAATGACCACCTCGTCGGCGCAGACAGATTCCATTGACTCCATGCAGCATGTTTCGATTGCCGGTGGAGGTGGAGGCAGTGGGCCCAGTAGCGCCACCAAACATCCGTCCAGGTTCGCCGAATTTTTCTTCCGAAAGCTTAAGTTCAGCAAGCCGGGCACACCAGAGGATAACTTTGAGCAGGAGCACGACGATGCCATCGCTGCTTTGGATTCTGTGCTCAGTGAAAACAGCTCTGAGAAGAGCAAGGAGAATCTGTTCAATCGCAAAAAGCGCACCAAGAAGGAGAAAGAGGCCTCCAAGAGCATGGGCACCTGGCCGCGGACCAACATCTCGCATGAAAATCCAACGGGCACCATGCGTGGCAATGAGAAGAAGCGTGCTCTGATGTCGCTTTTTACAGCGGGTCCTATCAATGTGGACAAGGATGACGAACTGATGGGTGATGTTGGGCTGCCAGAGAAGCAGCCAGCAGCGTTGATCCAGGACCAGTTGCCTCCACCGCTGCCGCCACAAATGTCGAAGCCACTGGCACACATTCGGGGATCCAACGGGGGCGCTATAAAGACGCATCCAAATCGCAATTCCAACCCGGTGAGCTCGGGAGTCTCGGCATTGTTTCCACCCGGACCCTCAAATGGAATGCCCACCACTGGTTATCCCACACATCCGAGGCATTCGCTATACGGTGTGACTGCCGAAGAGATTAGTCAAAAGCCGATTCAGCGAGCCCCTCTAATGGGCGCCAATGCCAGGGTTAAAATGCCCTCTCAGGAGCGCTACGGAACCAGGCCGCACAGTAACCATCGCCTGTCGTTAAATATCACACCCAGCGGTGATTTTTACCAGCCCAAGACCAGTGGtcagcaggcgcagcagcaaGTAATGAACGCCTCGTCGGCCTCGACGGGCTTTGGTCTAGGATCGGGATCAATGGGTGGTGGAACGGGTCCGGCGGCCGGAGAGTTTCCAGTTCGCAAGCAACAGGTTTATGACGTCTTCCATCCGCCTCCACTGCCCAAGAACAGCTCAGGATCTAATCCCAACGCCGTGTTTATGCCACTTAATCCGCCCAGAGGGAGTCACCCGCTGCCCGTTGGACAACCGCCGGACGTGGTGTCTCTGAAATCGCAGAACTCTATAGAGTCAATACTGTCTGCCAAGAGTCCCGCAATCAGCGAATACGGAATGTACGCCAAGCGCCATGTGCCCCAGGCAGTGAGGCATGTGCCGAAGTACCCGAGTGACAGCGAGAGCATTGGCTCCGGAGTTCACGGCGGATATGGCGGGTTTCTGCAGTCCACCCATATGCCAGGAAACAGACACACGCAGCTTTTCCCCACTTTTGGACCCGGGGGTCGGGGTAACCGCAGATCCAGTCCATTGACCCTGCCTTCACCCCCGCctcagcagcagttgcaacagcTTCCAGCGGCGACGGCACCGCACGACAGCGTTGGAATACCCACAGATCTGGACTACCATCCGCACCATCACACGCAGACCAACCCGATGCCGCATCCACACCCCCATCCGCATGCTCCATACTTGGATTACGGACACGGTCCCTATCCGTATATGGGGGTGGGCGGAGGAGTCTCGGGAGTTGGTGGAGCTATCTATGAAGGCGGAACATTTCCGCGCAAAAAAGACAATCAGCGGTTAAGGATTCCATCTAATCCCAGTGTGGCCAGCAAGAGTAGCAGTATGGTGAAGAACAGCTCTGGTAGCATCGACCACCATTATGTGACGAGCACGGGGCCAACCTCCGGAGGATCCATGTCAGCATCGTCATCGGATCGCGCACCCATGTCACTGATAAGCTCCAGTATTCACAACAGTTACGTTGCAAATATGGCAGGAGGAAATGGAACTGGATCGGGCGTAGGAGTgggaggaggcggtggaggtggTAGTGGCCGCGGTTCGCCCATGCCGCAGGTCCATGTAGAGGTGCTTAGCCATGGAGGCGGCGGAAGTGGCAAGCGCAACTCCAATGTGCCTGCGGATTTTCTCTGCCCCGGAGACCTTAGAAGAGTCACCATCGACAAGCGCGACAAGTCGCTAGGTATCACAATTcagtgcaacaacaacggcggcgGAATATTTGTGTCAACCGTCGCTGACAAAAGCACGGCGATGCGTGCCGGTCTCCAGGTGGGCGATCAACTCTTGGAAGTATGTGGCATTAACATGCGGGCGGCCACGCAGGAGATAGCAGCCAACGTGCTGCGTCAGTGCGGCGACTCCTTTACAATGCTCGTTCAATACAATCCGGAGA AGTTCCCTTCAATTGAGTACGAGGGAGCGCACAATTTGGAACCAGAATCTCCCGTCAACCATTCGGGCTCTCCGACTCCGCGCAACTCTCCGCGTCCTCCTGCCCGCAACTCGCTCTTCCCGTTGCCGATGCAACCGCAGGCTCCATCAACAAGATCTGGCTCGAGAGCCCCGCTGTCGCATCAGTCGATTAAGGATCAGAGCTTCACCGACAGCCTGGAGAACCAGTCGGatatcagcagcagccaggacATGCCTTCATCGGCGGCCACTACCACCACAACGACTGCCTCCGCCACGTCGACGGTGTATGATGAGGAACCCAAGCCATCCTTGCCGCCGCCACCTGCATCCGTTCCAGCAGAGA CTCTTAGGTATGTCACTCTGCACATGGACAAGTCGAAGAACCTGGGAATTAAGCTATTTGGGGGCAACAAAGTGGGCATCTATGTGCACGACGTCGCGGCGGGATCGCCTTCTGATCATGCAGGAATTCGCAAAGGCGACCAAATACTGGAGTACAATGGTGTGGATCTAAGCGGAGTCACCGCTGAGCAGGCGGCCAATGAGATTTCAAAGCTTACGGATACGGTCACCATGTTGGTGCAGAATAAATTACACA CCCTAAAGCAAATTAAAGACGAGCCTGGCGACTCCTTTTATATTCGCGTGGGGTTTGACCGGACTGGTGAGTTAAACGAGGACGATTTGCGTTTTGTTAAGGACGAGGTGCTCTACGTGGACAATACTGTTTTTAATGGGACCTTTGGTTTGTGGCGAGCCTGGAAGCTTGATGCGATGGGCCATCGAAAGGAGTGCGGCATAATACCCAGTCAAATGAA GGTGGAAGAGGAACTGCGATCGGGTGAGGTGGTGGAATGTGATACGGGAACTGCCAGACGCGGCAGCACATCGGCCAGGAGATCATTTTTTCGTCGCAAAAAAAACCAGCGCAGCTCGTCCCGCGACTCCACGGAGATTGCCAGTTTCAGCAACACACAGCTTAGCTTCTTTCCAGACTTAGGTCTGCTCAACGATGATGGTGGAGCTCTTAGCTACCAGCGTGTAGAGCTTTTAGATT CGCCCATTCGCCGACCCGTGCTGATCATCGGACCGTTGTCCGAGTGTCTTATGGTTCGCCTTACCATTGACTTCTCCAACCTCTTCAAACTGTGCGAGGTGACGGCCATGGACTGTTCGCAGGAGGCCATGGAGGAGGGTCTGAAAGAAAACATCTTTGTCGATTACCGGCGGAGGGACAACAAGTTTGAATGCACCACCGTTGAGGCAATTAGCAATGCCTGTAAAAAT GATCGACGTCACTGCATCCTTGACGTTTCCATCTCCGCCGTGGAGCGTCTGCAGCGCCTACAAATCTATCCCATTGTCCTCTTGCTGCGCTTTAAGTCCGCCAAACAAATCCGCGATATTCGTGACTTTGGCACCGACAAAATCTCAGCCAAGGCGGCTAAGGAGATGTACGAGCGGGCCATGAAGCTCGAGACCGACTACAAGCAGTACATATCAG cCGTGATACCCGGCGTCAGTATCAAGCACATGTGCACCCAAATCAAGGATGCCGTCGACAAGGAGCAGGACAAGCTGCTTTGGGTGCCCGTTTCGAGTGGCTGA